A genomic window from Methanophagales archaeon includes:
- a CDS encoding site-specific DNA-methyltransferase: MIEVDDNSIDLVVTSPPYWHIKDYGVEGQIGYGQSLHEYLKDLYRVWKECYRILKPGRRFVINIGDQFARSIIYGRYKIIPLHAEFIAQCEDIGFDYMGSVIWQKKTTMNT, from the coding sequence ATGATAGAAGTTGATGATAATAGCATAGATCTTGTTGTTACGTCTCCTCCTTACTGGCATATTAAAGATTACGGAGTTGAAGGACAGATTGGTTATGGACAAAGTCTACATGAATATTTAAAAGATTTATATAGAGTCTGGAAGGAATGCTACAGAATTCTTAAACCGGGACGGAGATTTGTAATAAACATAGGCGATCAATTCGCCCGTTCTATAATTTACGGCAGATATAAAATTATACCACTGCATGCTGAGTTTATAGCTCAATGCGAGGACATAGGCTTTGATTATATGGGATCAGTAATCTGGCAGAAGAAAACCACAATGAACACT